TCATCTCAGCCATAGGAGTACCAGATTCCTCACACAAGGATCCTCCAATGTTTTTTCCCAAAGCTTTCAAAAAAGTATATCCCATACCACCAGCCAGTAAAAGATTATCTACCTTATCTAGAAGCGATTCTATAACACCTATTTTTGAAGACACTTTGGCTCCCCCGAGGAGGGCAGAGAAAGGTTTCTTTGGATTTTGAATCAAATTTTGTCCCAAAAACTCCAACTCCTTTTCTACCAAAAATCCTGCAGCAGACCTATTTGGGAAAAACTGAGGAACTACGTACACTGAGGCATGCTTTCTATGCGATGTTCCAAATGCATCATTAACGTAAAAGTCTCCGTAGGAAGCTATGTTGGCGGCAAATTCTGGGTGTTTTTCCGGATGTTTTTCCCCATCATGGAAGCGGAGATTTTCCAATAGCAGCACCCTTTCCGAAGGTAATTCTGCAACAGCTGCAGCAACCTCATCTCCCACACAATCAGACGCTAAAGGCACAGGGAACCCTAAAAAATCAGATAGTCTTTTGGCTACAGGACGAAGACTATAAGCAGTTTCAAAACCATTTCCTTTAGGTCTACCCAAATGGCTCATAATAATTACTGCAGCTTTCTTTTGTAACAAGTAACGAATAGTAGGGAGGGCTGCCTTAATACGCGTATCATCTAAAATCTTGCCATCTCTTAGAGGAACATTGAAATCCACCCTGACAATAACTCGTTTACCTTCTGGAGATAAATCTCTTACAGATAAAAAGCTTTCTTTCATACTACTATCCTTGAATTGCCATTAGTGTAAGACATCGCTACAAATTAGCATGGATGATGCCTTTGAAACTCTTTGAGTTCCCTTCTAACCAAAAACCGCTCTTAAAGCAAAGAAAAAGACTACAGAAAAGAAGGCTCCTGCAGGAACGGTGATAAACCATGACATTATGATATCTTTAATAATATTCAAATTTATAGCACGTATACCTCTAGCAATGCCTATTCCTAGAACAGCACCAACGACTACATGCGTAGTGGAAACAGGAAGTCCTAAAGCAGAAGCTAAAGCTATGGTAAGCGAAGAACCAAAACCGGCAGAAAACGCCCTAGAAGGCGTTAACTCAGTAATCTTACAACCCACTGTTTCTATCACCCGCCAGCCCCAGGTAGCCAATCCAATAATGAGGACAACGCCTCCCACTCCCATCAACATTGAGACCATTACTGGTGAGTACCTATGAGGGTACAATACCTTAATTACAGCAAGCAAAGGAGCAATCGCATTAGCAACATCGTTAGACCCATGGGCAAAAGCCATGAAGGCTGCGATAACAATTTGTAAATAAGCAAAAATCCTTTCCACCAACAAGTACTTTATTCCGTAATCTCCACCTCGAATCTTTAGTCTTTCCGTCAATGATCCCTCCACCGGAGATGAAGATATAGTCTGACTTTTTCTCATTCGCAGTAAGAAAAAACAAAAAGCAAAGGCTAACATTCCTGTACCCAGGACAACAGCTCCCCGCTCGTAAAAGGATAGCTTCGAAGCATAACTACTTCCTCCCAGAACGATAGCTGTCATAGTAGAAAGGATTACTAGAGCCATCAAAGGCGCAACTCTAACAACTGCCCGAACGGGATCAGATTTATAAAAGACTGTCTTGCGAATGATAGTAAAGACCAGGTGCGCAATACTTCCGCCCAAGATAGGGGAAACCAGCCACCCAGATACTATAGACCCTACAGCTCCCCAGCGAATAAACAACCCCTTCCCTACGGACAAACCAGAACCTATAACAGCTCCAATAATGGAATGAGTCGTGGACACAGGCCAACCGAAGAAGGATGCTAGCTGAAGCCAGACACCTGTAGCCAATAGCGTAGAGGTCATGGCAAAAACGTACTCCAAGGAGCTTCCCGTATATTTGGAAAGATCTATTATCTGCCCCTCGATAGTTCCCGCTACACGGTTACCTAGAAATATAGCGCCCAAGAGCTCAAAGATCGCGGCTACAACAACCGCTTGTCTTAAAGTCAATACCCCAGAACCAACACTAGTCCCTACAGCATTCGCTACATCGTTGGCCCCAATGTTCCATGATGCATAACAACTGCAGAGAACAATAAAACATAGAAGATAAAACATAGAAAACGACTTACTTGTCTTCCAAAGTCATATTGATTCTATTCGCTAACTTCTCTGAAGCATCAGAAACCCCTGCTGTACGCTTAATAACCCTGAGCCAAAGGTACAAATACTTCTCCGTCATCACTAAATCATCGTGGAATAAAACTTTCATCAATTTTCTTTGTAAAACATCTGCTTGGTGCTCAGCCTTGGCAACATCTTTGACATACTCTCTAGCTTTATCAGCTTTGCGACCTCCAAAAGAGCTTTCTAACAATTGGTTAAACTCTTGAATAAGAGTTGCTGCTATGCCAAAGGCTTCCAAATTCTTATCCAGGAAGTCAAAAAAAATAGCCTCAAATTCTTCAAGAAAAGTCAATTGCTTGACTGTCAACAAAATTCCCACATCCTCGGCAGCATCGGCAATACTATCTTGCACAGAGATAATTTCCAATAAATCCACTCGAGAAACGGGAGTAAATATGCCCATAGGCAAATGATTTCGCATATCATTCTTGATACAATCTGCTTGGTACTCTTTTTCAGAAATGTCCTGAGCGATTTCCTCTACTTCTGAATACCGTCTGTCCCGTACAGCGGAAAAAATCTCCGGCAACAAAGAAACACACTCCACAACAACCTCTAGGTGCGCTTGGAGAGGCTCAAAAGGAGATTGACCAAAGAGTCTAGCTAGAGTTTGCATAAGAATAACCTTTTTCGCCATAATAGCTATATTTTACGATCTTGTAAATGACTTATGCCCCGTTCTCCAATTCTGCAAGTTGCTGACCTTGATATCTCCCTTGTGAAACACAAAAAAATTTATCCCGTGGTGGAGTCCGTCTCTTTTGATCTGTATAAGCAAAAAACTTTGGCTATTATAGGCGAATCAGGGTCAGGAAAATCGTTAACAGCTCAGGCACTCCTCAGCCTTTTACCCAAAACCCAGTTTCTCATAAAAGGTTTAGCTCTTTATAAACAACAAAATTTGCTCACACTGCCTTCAAAAGTGACAAGAACAATTCGTGGAAATAGGATTGCTATGATTTTTCAGAATCCTATGGCCTCTTTAAATCCTGTGTACACCATAGAACATCAGCTAACTGAAGTCGTATACACCCACCTTGGCATACCCTCGCATTCTATTCGTGAGCTTCTATTGCATGCCCTTCAGGAGACACGTATTCAAAACCCCGATCAGTGTCTCAAATCTTACCCTCACCAACTTTCTGGAGGTATGCTGCAAAGGATATGTATAGCCATGGCTCTTCTGTGCCGTCCAGACATCCTGATAGCAGATGAGCCTACGACAGCGTTGGATGTCTCTGTCCAACACCAAATCCTTTCCTTGCTCAGAGATTTACAGGATAAAACAGGCATGGCAATTCTCATAATTACTCACAATATGGGCGTCGTAGCAGAAATTGCCGACGATGTAATAGTCCTGTATGCTGGTAGAACTATTGAAAAAGGTTCTGTCCAACAAATTTTCGATAACCCCTCTCACCCCTATACGCAAGCACTCTTTGCTTCAAGACCTAATTTAGTAGGACAAGTGAACACTTACCTAACAACTATGAAAGGATCCCCACCCCACCCTACACAATATCCGTCGGGGTGTCGTTATCACCCACGCTGCCCCAAAGTTATGGAAAAATGCAAGCAATGCCCCCCATCAAATATTGCTATTGGTGACAAACATGAGGTGAAATGTTGGCTGTATGATTACTAAACCATTGTTACTCAACGTTGCAGATCTGAAGAAATATCACTACAAAAGCTCAGGATTGTTTGCAAGCAAACAAATCATAAAATCCGTAGACGGCATCTCCTTCACCATGAAACATGGGCGAATCTTAGGAATT
This sequence is a window from Chlamydiifrater volucris. Protein-coding genes within it:
- a CDS encoding phosphoglycerate kinase — encoded protein: MKESFLSVRDLSPEGKRVIVRVDFNVPLRDGKILDDTRIKAALPTIRYLLQKKAAVIIMSHLGRPKGNGFETAYSLRPVAKRLSDFLGFPVPLASDCVGDEVAAAVAELPSERVLLLENLRFHDGEKHPEKHPEFAANIASYGDFYVNDAFGTSHRKHASVYVVPQFFPNRSAAGFLVEKELEFLGQNLIQNPKKPFSALLGGAKVSSKIGVIESLLDKVDNLLLAGGMGYTFLKALGKNIGGSLCEESGTPMAEMILRKAQDKGVKVFLPIDAVVAKEASAEAAVETMIIDEGIPSHLEGLDIGPKTLQLFMDVFSKSATIFWNGPVGVYEVSPFDKGSLEIARYMASLQDVVSVIGGGDAGAVAHLAGVSDRVSLVSTGGGASLEFIEHGMLPGLEVLSHTSL
- a CDS encoding inorganic phosphate transporter: MFYLLCFIVLCSCYASWNIGANDVANAVGTSVGSGVLTLRQAVVVAAIFELLGAIFLGNRVAGTIEGQIIDLSKYTGSSLEYVFAMTSTLLATGVWLQLASFFGWPVSTTHSIIGAVIGSGLSVGKGLFIRWGAVGSIVSGWLVSPILGGSIAHLVFTIIRKTVFYKSDPVRAVVRVAPLMALVILSTMTAIVLGGSSYASKLSFYERGAVVLGTGMLAFAFCFFLLRMRKSQTISSSPVEGSLTERLKIRGGDYGIKYLLVERIFAYLQIVIAAFMAFAHGSNDVANAIAPLLAVIKVLYPHRYSPVMVSMLMGVGGVVLIIGLATWGWRVIETVGCKITELTPSRAFSAGFGSSLTIALASALGLPVSTTHVVVGAVLGIGIARGIRAINLNIIKDIIMSWFITVPAGAFFSVVFFFALRAVFG
- a CDS encoding TIGR00153 family protein; this encodes MQTLARLFGQSPFEPLQAHLEVVVECVSLLPEIFSAVRDRRYSEVEEIAQDISEKEYQADCIKNDMRNHLPMGIFTPVSRVDLLEIISVQDSIADAAEDVGILLTVKQLTFLEEFEAIFFDFLDKNLEAFGIAATLIQEFNQLLESSFGGRKADKAREYVKDVAKAEHQADVLQRKLMKVLFHDDLVMTEKYLYLWLRVIKRTAGVSDASEKLANRINMTLEDK
- a CDS encoding ABC transporter ATP-binding protein, whose product is MPRSPILQVADLDISLVKHKKIYPVVESVSFDLYKQKTLAIIGESGSGKSLTAQALLSLLPKTQFLIKGLALYKQQNLLTLPSKVTRTIRGNRIAMIFQNPMASLNPVYTIEHQLTEVVYTHLGIPSHSIRELLLHALQETRIQNPDQCLKSYPHQLSGGMLQRICIAMALLCRPDILIADEPTTALDVSVQHQILSLLRDLQDKTGMAILIITHNMGVVAEIADDVIVLYAGRTIEKGSVQQIFDNPSHPYTQALFASRPNLVGQVNTYLTTMKGSPPHPTQYPSGCRYHPRCPKVMEKCKQCPPSNIAIGDKHEVKCWLYDY